One segment of Solanum stenotomum isolate F172 chromosome 1, ASM1918654v1, whole genome shotgun sequence DNA contains the following:
- the LOC125853889 gene encoding F-box protein At3g07870-like produces the protein MACFSFSVEDFTEVTSVDAQSSKLFKEDFEGRRISPVTMIMDLPTVVMIEIISRLTIKSIFRCKMVCKLWYLLLTSDPLFTNMYHLKRSSDFPSILLSINDYVRLLVELKADDSHPVHRAIVLSPMFHLPSPKFSWGNMTLIGSCNGFLCLLNGRTYDIDHRIYISNPILGEYFKVKLPEWDKRIRCVSYAFCFSKASGQFKVLRSVVRKSVGIPKVSELEVFTLGANEKWKNVGKAPEPLCGLFSKVNINGVIHWMGCKNKDNIYSFNSFTEEVQSLSPPRGLQTPLLGLTLGELGNCLCLSDDSHNQYIDIWWMKEYGIAESWTKQRILKDSIQADIRGDKFIPILLWKDGEILMQRDHGTQLVSYNPKENKFTKVKVYGGTGETSYTPSFYSLKTVIGECFQVSYAFPKIELV, from the exons ATGGCATGCTTTTCGTTTTCTGTTGAAGATTTCACA GAAGTGACATCCGTGGATGCCCAAAGCTCTAAGCTTTTCAAGGAAGATTTCGAAGGAAGAAGAATCTCTCCTGTCACCATGATTATGGACCTTCCAACAGTGGTTATGATTGAAATTATTTCACGATTGACAATCAAGTCCATCTTCCGTTGTAAGATGGTTTGTAAACTTTGGTACCTTCTTTTAACTTCCGACCCTTTGTTTACTAACATGTATCACCTCAAAAGATCATCTGATTTTCCCAGCATTTTGCTTTCAATTAATGATTATGTACGGTTACTAGTAGAACTCAAAGCAGATGATTCTCACCCCGTACACAGAGCTATTGTGTTGAGCCCTATGTTTCACCTCCCTTCACCCAAATTTTCTTGGGGTAACATGACATTAATTGGTTCTTGCAATGGATTTCTATGTTTGTTGAATGGTAGGACATATGACATAGACCATAGAATTTACATTAGCAATCCAATTTTAGGTGAGTATTTCAAGGTTAAATTGCCCGAATGGGATAAAAGGATTCGATGTGTTTCTTATGCATTCTGCTTTAGTAAAGCCTCCGGTCAGTTTAAAGTATTGAGATCAGTAGTTAGAAAGTCTGTTGGAATTCCAAAAGTATCTGAATTGGAGGTTTTTACTCTAGGAGCTAATGAGAAATGGAAAAATGTGGGCAAGGCTCCAGAACCTCTATGTGGATTATTTAGTAAGGTTAACATCAATGGTGTTATTCATTGGATGGGTTGCAAAAATAAAGACAACATTTACTCATTTAACAGCTTTACTGAAGAGGTGCAGTCCTTGTCACCTCCGCGTGGTCTGCAAACCCCATTGTTGGGCTTGACGCTAGGGGAGTTGGGGAATTGTTTGTGTTTGTCTGATGATAGTCATAATCAGTATATTGATATATGGTGGATGAAAGAATACGGAATAGCtgaatcttggactaaacaACGCATTTTGAAGGATAGTATTCAAGCAGATATCCGTGGTGATAAATTTATACCAATCTTACTTTGGAAAGATGGAGAAATCTTGATGCAAAGAGATCATGGCACACAACTTGTTTCTTACAacccaaaagaaaataagtttacGAAGGTGAAAGTGTACGGTGGCACTGGAGAAACTAGCTACACTCCAAGTTTTTACTCACTCAAGACTGTAATTGGGGAATGTTTTCAAGTCTCATATGCCTTTCCGAAGATTGAGCTAGTTTAG